In a genomic window of Streptomyces roseoviridis:
- a CDS encoding carbohydrate kinase family protein, with protein MSTTTGEPAVTDRDIDLADVDPLVRLREPSDPDCDVFLTGTVFLDIIFTGLDSAPVRGTESWARGMGSSPGGVANMATALARLGLRTSLAAAFGDDHYGEYCWDALEQGEGIDLGLSRTVPGWHSPVTVSMAYEGERTMVSHGHAAPPVDGAPPAYPPRARAAVASLVPGRSEEWVARAARGGAKIFADVGWDDTGRWDLAGLTDLEHCEAFLPNAAEAMRYTRTDCPRAAAHALADKVRYAVVTLGSEGAYAVDGATGETAEVPAIQVSALDPTGAGDVFVAGFVTGTLADWPLADRLAFAGLTAALSVQEFGGSLSAPTWGEIAAWWQHVQGHEGQDPAALRARYAFLERLLPGQDRPWPLRRAVPTIGFRPAPAP; from the coding sequence ATCAGCACCACGACCGGGGAGCCTGCCGTGACCGACCGCGACATCGACCTCGCCGACGTCGACCCGCTGGTGCGCCTGCGCGAGCCCAGCGATCCCGACTGCGACGTCTTCCTCACCGGCACGGTCTTCCTCGACATCATCTTCACCGGCCTCGACAGCGCACCCGTGCGCGGCACCGAGTCCTGGGCCCGCGGCATGGGATCCAGCCCCGGCGGCGTCGCCAACATGGCCACCGCGCTCGCCCGCCTCGGCCTGCGCACCTCCCTCGCGGCCGCCTTCGGCGACGACCACTACGGCGAGTACTGCTGGGACGCCCTGGAGCAGGGCGAGGGCATCGACCTCGGCCTCTCCCGCACCGTCCCCGGCTGGCACTCGCCCGTCACCGTCTCCATGGCGTACGAGGGCGAGCGGACCATGGTCTCCCACGGCCACGCCGCCCCGCCCGTCGACGGCGCCCCGCCCGCCTACCCGCCCCGCGCCCGCGCCGCCGTCGCCTCCCTGGTCCCCGGCCGCAGCGAGGAGTGGGTGGCCCGCGCCGCCCGCGGCGGCGCCAAGATCTTCGCCGACGTCGGCTGGGACGACACCGGCCGCTGGGACCTGGCCGGCCTGACCGACCTGGAGCACTGCGAGGCCTTCCTGCCCAACGCCGCCGAGGCGATGCGCTACACCCGCACCGACTGCCCGCGCGCCGCCGCCCACGCCCTCGCCGACAAGGTCCGCTACGCCGTCGTCACCCTCGGCTCCGAGGGCGCCTACGCCGTCGACGGGGCCACCGGCGAGACGGCCGAGGTCCCCGCCATCCAGGTCTCCGCCCTCGACCCCACCGGAGCCGGGGACGTCTTCGTCGCCGGCTTCGTCACCGGCACCCTGGCCGACTGGCCCCTCGCCGACCGGCTCGCCTTCGCCGGGCTCACCGCCGCCCTGTCCGTGCAGGAGTTCGGCGGCTCCCTCTCCGCGCCCACCTGGGGCGAGATCGCCGCCTGGTGGCAGCACGTCCAGGGCCACGAAGGCCAGGACCCCGCCGCCCTCCGCGCCCGCTACGCCTTCCTGGAGCGGCTCCTGCCGGGCCAGGACCGCCCCTGGCCGCTGCGCCGCGCGGTCCCCACCATCGGCTT